A region from the Phoenix dactylifera cultivar Barhee BC4 unplaced genomic scaffold, palm_55x_up_171113_PBpolish2nd_filt_p 000445F, whole genome shotgun sequence genome encodes:
- the LOC103698299 gene encoding splicing factor U2af large subunit B isoform X4: MSAIGGNTAGPGDAVVNVYINHEKKFAFVEMRSVEEASNAMALDGIIFEGAPVKVRRPSDYNPSLAAALGPSQPNPNLNLAAVGLTPGSAGGLEGPDRIFVGGLPYYFTEAQVRELLESFGPLRGFDLVKDRETGNSKGYAFCVYQDLSVTDIACAALNGIKMGDKTLTVRRANQGTQQPRPEQESVLLQAQQQVALQRLVYQAGSLPTKIVCLTQVVSADELKDDEEYEDILEDMRGEGGKYGKLVNVVIPRPGPNGELAPGVGKVFLEYADVDGSTKARQGLHGRKFGGNQVVAVFYPEAKFAQGEYDG, from the exons ATGTCTGCCATTGGAGGCAACACGGCTGGTCCAG GTGATGCTGTTGTGAATGTGTATATAAACCATGAGAAGAAATTTGCTTTCGTGGAAATGAGATCTGTTGAAGAAGCAAGCAATGCAATGGCCttggatggcatcatttttgag GGTGCACCAGTAAAGGTCAGAAGGCCAAGTGACTATAATCCTTCTCTTGCAGCTGCACTTGGCCCCAGCCAGCCCAATCCCAATCTTAATCTTGCTGCAGTTGGGCTTACACCAGGTTCTGCTGGTGGTCTTGAGGGTCCCGATCGCATTTTCGTGGGCGGACTTCCGTACTATTTTACAGAAGCACAAGTAAGGGAATTGCTTGAGTCCTTTGGACCTCTTCGAGGTTTTGATCTGGTCAAGGACAGGGAAACTGGTAACTCGAAAGGCTATGCCTTCTGTGTCTACCAAGATCTCTCTGTTACAGACATTGCTTGTGCTGCTCTTAATGGCATCAAGATGGGAGATAAAACCCTGACTGTAAGGCGTGCAAACCAAGGTACCCAACAACCTAGGCCTGAGCAAGAAAGTGTGTTACTGCAGGCACAACAACAAGTGGCTTTGCAG AGGCTTGTGTACCAGGCAGGGTCCCTTCCAACCAAGATAGTGTGCTTAACACAGGTAGTTAGCGCAGATGAATTGAAAGATGATGAGGAATATGAAGACATATTGGAAGACATGAGGGGAGAGGGTGGAAAATATG GTAAATTAGTGAATGTTGTCATCCCTAGACCTGGTCCAAATGGAGAACTAGCTCCTGGTGTTGGAAAG GTATTTTTGGAGTATGCTGACGTTGATGGATCCACCAAAGCCAGGCAAGGGCTGCATGGAAGGAAATTTGGGGGAAATCAGGTTGTTGCGGTTTTCTATCCAGAGGCCAAGTTCGCCCAAGGAGAATATGATGGATAA